Proteins found in one Nostoc sp. NIES-3756 genomic segment:
- the mltA gene encoding murein transglycosylase A: MRNKLALFSLSLGITFFNPAQIAVSQVSPTAAPLKLVDIGTNCTPARACLGWDEQLFVGHGKLKSDRQGLLRSIDNSLRYLETPKAVAAYNNYPIKEITLDRVRRSLRRFRQLVATAKSAAQLQAAVRREFAFYKSVGDDGQGRVKFTAYYAPIYSASRVRTAQYKYPIYRVPPDFEQWTKPHPKRIDLEGVDGLLGERSRLRGLEMFWLRDRFQAYMIHIQGSAKLKLTDGTQTSVGFVRGTDYPWTAVGRLLFQDGKLTKEELNMPGIIRYFRKNPQSMDNYLPRWERFIFFKETNGEPATGSISVPLVPERSIATDKSIMPPGALAVINATFPYPGQRNQLIQRRVSRFVLDQDTGSAIKGPGRVDYFLGYGDLAGDRAGITVTAGSIYYLLLR; this comes from the coding sequence ATGAGAAACAAGCTGGCTTTGTTTTCCCTTAGTTTAGGAATCACCTTTTTTAACCCAGCACAAATTGCTGTGAGTCAGGTTTCCCCCACAGCAGCACCGTTAAAACTTGTTGATATTGGTACTAACTGCACACCAGCGCGTGCTTGCTTGGGTTGGGATGAACAACTTTTTGTCGGTCATGGCAAACTGAAAAGCGATCGCCAAGGTCTGTTACGCTCAATAGATAATAGTTTGCGTTACCTAGAAACCCCAAAAGCAGTTGCAGCATACAATAATTATCCCATCAAAGAAATCACCCTCGATAGAGTGCGGCGGAGTTTGCGGCGTTTTCGTCAGTTGGTAGCTACAGCTAAATCAGCAGCACAATTACAAGCTGCGGTGCGGCGGGAGTTTGCTTTTTACAAGTCAGTTGGTGATGATGGTCAAGGTAGGGTCAAGTTTACCGCCTACTATGCGCCGATTTACTCAGCTAGTCGTGTACGCACTGCACAATATAAATACCCAATTTATCGAGTACCACCAGATTTTGAGCAATGGACTAAACCCCACCCCAAGCGCATAGATTTAGAAGGGGTAGACGGTTTGTTGGGAGAGAGAAGCCGATTACGCGGTTTAGAGATGTTTTGGTTACGCGATCGCTTTCAAGCATACATGATCCATATCCAAGGTTCTGCTAAACTCAAGCTAACTGATGGAACTCAAACTAGCGTCGGTTTTGTACGCGGAACAGATTATCCTTGGACAGCTGTAGGGCGACTGCTGTTTCAAGATGGCAAACTAACTAAAGAAGAATTAAATATGCCTGGGATTATTCGCTATTTTCGCAAGAATCCCCAGTCTATGGATAATTATCTCCCACGCTGGGAACGCTTTATTTTCTTCAAAGAAACCAATGGCGAACCAGCCACAGGTAGTATCAGCGTACCTCTTGTACCAGAACGTTCCATTGCCACCGATAAATCTATTATGCCACCAGGAGCATTAGCTGTAATTAACGCTACCTTTCCCTATCCAGGTCAACGTAACCAATTGATTCAGCGCCGAGTCAGCCGTTTTGTACTCGATCAAGATACAGGTAGCGCCATCAAAGGCCCCGGCAGAGTTGATTATTTTCTCGGCTATGGTGACTTAGCAGGCGATCGCGCGGGTATCACTGTGACGGCTGGTTCTATATATTACCTACTGCTTAGGTAA
- a CDS encoding type IV pilin-like G/H family protein, with protein MLKPELQAKFLSHLSNRKNREEEGFTLIELLVVVIIIGVLAAIALPSLLGQVNKAKQSEARNYVGTVNRSQQAYYLEYQKFATNLDELQVGIRTQSENYLYRITGDGAGAAQFIGAAHKSALKSYYGLVGTQVGNSATSEALTLAIACETAGPSTNVGNITTFSTGCATGYVSLAR; from the coding sequence ATGCTTAAGCCAGAATTGCAAGCTAAATTCCTCAGCCACCTCAGCAACCGTAAGAACAGAGAAGAAGAAGGTTTTACCTTAATTGAACTGCTAGTAGTTGTAATTATCATCGGTGTACTTGCTGCGATCGCGTTACCTTCGCTACTTGGTCAGGTTAACAAAGCTAAACAATCAGAAGCGAGAAACTACGTAGGTACAGTTAACCGTTCTCAACAAGCCTACTACTTGGAATACCAAAAGTTTGCTACTAACTTAGACGAATTGCAAGTAGGTATTAGAACTCAATCTGAAAATTATCTCTATCGAATTACTGGTGATGGAGCAGGTGCTGCTCAATTTATAGGTGCGGCTCATAAAAGCGCCCTGAAATCCTATTATGGATTGGTAGGTACTCAAGTAGGAAATAGTGCTACCTCTGAAGCCTTAACATTAGCAATAGCGTGCGAGACAGCAGGCCCCAGTACAAACGTAGGTAACATTACCACATTCAGTACAGGCTGTGCTACAGGTTACGTTTCTTTAGCTAGATAA
- a CDS encoding O-linked N-acetylglucosamine transferase, SPINDLY family protein, whose translation MVLLTIPTQHDQLAEKYFVSGNYSQAASIYEEAIAVEPDIKSNYWYLGLALLLQGQEVEAQTTWFMAMMEGEAEQVESWSTELINILETEAERRESLEEYLIAEKIRRSIKEISPQNINNLLSLIKITIKLETYTNDDIKESGVIEILQCEPNAEVKLELLMQTLEGVLNKYFLYPSSLDFVKYCTPFFQNNPQLLLCIILPSAVEIACSHRFPRIAAQLCEIYLQLNPDNPEVIGHIAGFYESSLQFEKAISAAKSFYEQVQELPDMVFANRQILRCLMSAGGHWQESCTINKRQESLIKTLIEANPINLDNVRVCRLVNANFFAPYIEDNPQKNRGIQNSLLQLCHTNIVNYAKEAVDKYYQGNLERKKSGIANKKIKVGYLSSCLRSHSVGWLSRWLFQHHDHDKFEINAYFISTNPGSDPLHDWYLSKVDKAYKSSKTSEIAEEIYQDEIDILIDLDSITLDVTCEVTDMKPAPVQVTWLGWDASGSPSVDYFIADPYVLPESAQEYYREKIWRLPQTYVAVDGFEVSVPTVTREELDIPHDAVVYFSGQRGFKRHPDITRLQLQIVKEVPNSYFLIKGLSDEEAIKKFFYQLAEEEGIDIDKFRFLPGVISESIHRANLGIADIVLDTYPYNGATTTLETLWMCIPMVTKVGEQFAARNSYTMMMNAGITEGIAWTDEEYVEWGVRLGKDEALRQQIAWKLRQSRKTSPLWNGKQFTREMENAYTQMWQRYIEE comes from the coding sequence ATGGTTTTATTGACTATTCCAACTCAACATGATCAGCTAGCTGAAAAATATTTTGTTTCAGGTAATTACAGTCAGGCTGCCAGTATCTACGAAGAAGCTATCGCTGTAGAACCTGATATCAAATCTAACTATTGGTATTTGGGTTTAGCATTGCTGTTGCAAGGGCAAGAAGTGGAAGCTCAGACAACTTGGTTCATGGCTATGATGGAAGGAGAAGCGGAACAAGTTGAGTCTTGGAGTACAGAATTAATAAATATTTTAGAAACAGAAGCTGAACGCAGAGAGTCTCTAGAAGAATATCTGATTGCTGAAAAAATCCGTCGCAGTATTAAAGAAATTTCTCCGCAGAATATCAATAACCTTTTATCTCTTATTAAAATAACAATTAAGTTAGAGACATATACAAATGATGATATAAAAGAAAGTGGTGTCATCGAAATATTGCAATGTGAACCCAACGCAGAAGTAAAATTAGAACTATTAATGCAAACCCTAGAAGGTGTATTAAATAAATACTTTTTATATCCATCTTCTCTAGATTTTGTTAAATATTGCACACCATTTTTTCAAAATAATCCTCAACTTCTACTTTGTATCATATTACCATCTGCTGTAGAAATCGCCTGTTCTCACAGATTTCCTAGAATAGCCGCTCAGTTATGTGAAATTTATTTACAATTAAACCCCGACAATCCAGAAGTTATAGGTCATATAGCTGGTTTTTACGAAAGCTCTCTGCAATTTGAAAAAGCGATATCAGCAGCTAAATCATTTTATGAGCAAGTACAAGAATTACCAGATATGGTATTTGCAAATCGTCAAATCCTTCGGTGTTTAATGAGTGCAGGCGGACACTGGCAAGAATCTTGTACTATAAATAAAAGGCAAGAATCATTAATAAAAACGCTTATTGAAGCTAATCCTATAAATCTGGATAATGTTAGAGTTTGTAGATTAGTCAATGCAAATTTTTTTGCACCTTATATTGAAGATAATCCACAGAAAAATCGAGGTATACAAAATTCTTTATTGCAACTTTGTCATACAAACATAGTAAATTATGCAAAAGAAGCTGTAGATAAATATTATCAGGGTAATTTAGAAAGAAAGAAATCTGGCATCGCCAACAAAAAAATTAAAGTAGGATATTTATCTTCTTGCCTTAGGAGTCATTCTGTAGGTTGGCTTAGTCGATGGTTATTTCAGCATCATGACCATGATAAATTTGAAATTAATGCTTATTTTATTAGTACAAACCCAGGGTCGGATCCTTTACATGACTGGTATCTCAGCAAAGTAGATAAAGCGTATAAATCAAGTAAAACTAGTGAGATTGCTGAAGAAATATATCAAGATGAAATCGATATTCTAATTGATTTAGATAGTATTACTTTAGACGTAACTTGTGAAGTTACAGATATGAAACCTGCGCCAGTTCAAGTTACTTGGTTGGGTTGGGATGCTTCAGGAAGTCCATCAGTGGATTATTTTATTGCAGACCCTTATGTATTACCAGAGTCAGCGCAAGAATATTACCGCGAGAAGATTTGGCGCTTACCTCAAACTTACGTAGCTGTAGATGGTTTTGAGGTGAGCGTACCAACAGTAACTCGTGAAGAATTAGATATTCCTCATGATGCGGTTGTATATTTCTCTGGTCAGCGAGGCTTTAAGCGACATCCAGATATTACACGACTTCAATTACAAATTGTTAAAGAGGTTCCTAATAGTTATTTCTTAATTAAAGGTTTATCTGACGAAGAAGCTATTAAAAAGTTTTTTTATCAGTTAGCGGAAGAAGAAGGTATAGATATAGATAAATTTAGATTCCTCCCTGGCGTTATATCAGAATCAATTCATCGTGCTAATTTAGGTATTGCTGACATAGTTTTAGATACCTATCCTTACAATGGAGCGACAACAACCTTAGAAACCCTGTGGATGTGTATTCCGATGGTTACAAAAGTAGGTGAACAATTTGCCGCACGTAACAGCTACACCATGATGATGAATGCTGGAATTACAGAAGGTATCGCCTGGACTGATGAAGAATATGTAGAGTGGGGTGTGCGGTTGGGTAAGGATGAAGCTTTAAGACAACAAATTGCCTGGAAGTTGAGACAATCAAGAAAAACATCACCTTTATGGAACGGTAAGCAATTTACCCGTGAGATGGAAAATGCTTACACCCAAATGTGGCAGAGGTATATTGAAGAATAA
- a CDS encoding O-linked N-acetylglucosamine transferase family protein codes for MASYQNLIELHQANAEVYYNLSQCYRNLNLQNEYFQTLKQGIQHYPTDGRLHFTLIIDLRRNGRTQEAIDHADKACECLPHDYTFQILKYLTVPTIYHNLEEITFYRQRYTQGLQSLIAETSLNTTEEKQNALAGISRLTNFYLSYQAQNDIDLQRQYGKLVHEIMAANFPQWVVPVSMPKLQPHEKIRIGYVSHYLHSYSGTLWLTGWLKYCNRQNFEIYCYYTGNEPDAVTEKFQEYSDIFHHIPYNLPAVCEQIRADNLHILVYPEIGMNPQTMSMATLRLAPVQCTAWGHPVTTGLSTIDYFLSSELMEAENAQEHYSEKLIRLPNIGVSYPKPYIPPVCKTRADFGLSDDDVLYLCCQAPFKYLPQYDSILAEIAYRVPQAKFIFLRGTLLQERLQRAFAALGLEYRDYCVFLSIPERLDYLMINLLSDVYLDTFTWSGGNTTLEAIACNLPIVTCPGEFMRGRHSDSFLKMLGVTDTIAKDEAEYIEIAVKLGLDANWRGEISERMSQLHDRLFDDKFCVAGLEAFYKQVIENISI; via the coding sequence ATCGCCTCATATCAAAACTTGATTGAATTACATCAAGCTAATGCAGAAGTTTACTATAACTTAAGCCAATGTTATAGAAATTTAAACTTACAAAATGAATATTTTCAGACTCTAAAGCAAGGCATTCAACATTACCCTACAGACGGTAGGCTACATTTTACATTAATTATCGACTTGCGGCGTAATGGGCGTACTCAAGAAGCAATTGACCATGCAGACAAAGCTTGTGAATGTTTACCTCATGATTATACTTTTCAGATTCTTAAATATCTAACCGTTCCAACTATTTACCACAATCTAGAAGAAATAACATTTTATCGTCAGCGCTACACTCAAGGGTTGCAAAGTTTAATTGCAGAAACTTCTCTTAACACTACTGAAGAAAAACAGAATGCTTTAGCAGGTATTAGCCGTCTAACTAATTTTTACTTATCTTATCAAGCACAGAATGATATAGATTTACAACGCCAATACGGGAAGTTAGTACATGAAATTATGGCTGCTAACTTTCCGCAATGGGTTGTTCCTGTATCTATGCCTAAATTACAACCTCATGAAAAAATTCGTATTGGCTATGTTTCCCATTATCTACATTCTTATAGTGGTACACTGTGGTTAACTGGCTGGTTAAAATATTGCAATCGCCAAAACTTTGAAATCTACTGTTATTACACAGGTAACGAACCGGATGCTGTTACTGAAAAATTTCAAGAATATAGTGATATTTTCCATCACATTCCCTACAATTTACCTGCTGTTTGTGAACAAATAAGAGCTGATAACTTACACATTTTAGTGTATCCAGAAATTGGCATGAACCCGCAAACTATGAGCATGGCTACTTTGCGACTTGCACCAGTCCAATGCACAGCTTGGGGACATCCAGTAACAACTGGTTTATCTACAATTGATTACTTCTTGTCTAGCGAATTAATGGAAGCTGAAAATGCTCAAGAACATTATTCAGAAAAATTAATTCGTCTACCTAATATTGGTGTTTCTTACCCCAAACCCTACATTCCCCCAGTTTGTAAAACTCGCGCTGATTTTGGCTTGTCAGATGATGATGTTCTTTATTTATGCTGCCAAGCACCGTTTAAATATTTACCCCAATATGATTCTATTTTGGCGGAAATAGCCTATCGTGTACCGCAAGCTAAATTTATATTTCTGCGCGGTACTTTACTTCAAGAACGCCTACAACGAGCTTTCGCTGCTTTAGGGCTAGAATACAGAGATTATTGTGTATTTTTAAGTATCCCAGAAAGACTTGATTATCTGATGATTAACTTATTGTCAGACGTTTACTTAGATACATTTACTTGGTCTGGTGGTAATACTACCTTAGAAGCGATCGCTTGTAATCTGCCCATCGTTACTTGTCCTGGTGAATTTATGCGGGGTCGTCACTCGGATAGTTTCTTAAAGATGTTGGGAGTGACAGATACTATTGCAAAAGATGAAGCAGAATATATTGAAATCGCTGTTAAGTTAGGATTAGATGCAAATTGGCGGGGTGAGATTTCCGAACGAATGAGTCAACTTCACGACCGATTGTTTGATGATAAATTTTGTGTTGCGGGTTTGGAAGCATTTTATAAACAGGTGATAGAAAACATATCTATTTAA
- a CDS encoding class I SAM-dependent methyltransferase: MNNKITNSELNRLISPEIHNDDFYTAILQITSQEEIKTILEIGSSSGEGSTQAFFTGIRQNLHKPILFCMEVSKVRFNELNNKYKNEDFVKVYNTSSVPIESFADKQEVIDFYNTTNNNLKLYPLERILDWLKQDIDYVQELGYSGNGINRIKQENGIDYFDLVLIDGSEFTGTAELNEIYGAKYILLDDINTFKNYNNFYKLLKDKNYILIECNHKVRNGYAVFKHRSIAPVSYETLHNAVASVEGFMIPGQEEYLFNKVKSLPEDAVIVEIGSFKGRSTVAMGYACIGTNRKIYAIDTWDGNDSDFAERQFFEIWQQNIEANGIEEYVIPIRGYSHEILAQWQNLTNGKSIDFIFIDGSHQYLDVLKDFEMSFPLVKDGGWMAFHDVIETWPGSERAWHKTAKYFLANHEYSSSLACGQKILSATNSSSVTIPIHFFTIVLNGQPFIRYHIDVFKQLPFKWHWHIVEGVADLKHDTSWSVKLGGYISDEIHKNGLSCDGTTEYINELLALYPENITVYRKPEGVFWDGKKEMVNAPLTNIQEECLLWQVDVDELWTLEQICTSREIFINNPDKTAAFYWCWYFVGEKLIISTRNCYAQNPQQEWLRTWRFKPGYIWAAHEPPILVEPLADGQYRSVASTNPFLHQETEAHGLIFQHFAYVTEEQLSFKEKYYGYKNAVVRWKELQKNNRFPVFLREYFPWVTDETQVDISHQQGIVQIAQKFNENWRFLRSEELEEQIAKIYKTSPIIVVDGVFFQLYQTGIARVWKSLLEEWANSAFGKHIVVLDRASTAPKIPGIRYRNVGNYDYNNTEADKQILQQICNEEGSDLFISSYYTTPITTPSIFMAHDMIPELFNWNLNHPMWREKHYGIRHAAAYIAVSQNTAKDLVKCFPDIPVESITIAKNGVDHRIFKPCSQERITSFKNKYGINKPYFLLVGVGNGYKNSLLFFQAFSELTSSYGFDIVCTGSGGVLAPECRKYTSGSAVYMLQLSDEELAIAYSGAVALVYPSKYEGFGMPIAEAMACGCPVITCPNASIPEVAGEAAIYIKDDDIDGLANALCEVQKPTARQSLITAGLAQAQNFSWTKMADIVSSALIDATLLPLNLKEINLIIFPDWSVSEESISEELAQVIRTLATHTDSHKTTLLIDTTDISGEDAELFLSSVTMNLLMEEDLDLTDSLEISLVLNLADIQWKTLLPRIRGRIILQNENQQALIPVKADTLASYPLITFSQEQDKEFFFA; the protein is encoded by the coding sequence ATGAATAATAAAATTACTAATTCTGAATTAAATCGCTTAATTTCACCTGAAATTCATAATGATGATTTTTACACAGCCATTCTGCAAATTACTAGCCAAGAAGAAATTAAAACAATTTTAGAAATTGGTTCTTCTTCAGGAGAAGGAAGCACTCAAGCATTTTTTACAGGAATACGGCAAAATCTTCACAAGCCAATCTTATTTTGCATGGAGGTATCGAAGGTTAGATTTAATGAGCTAAATAATAAATATAAAAATGAGGACTTTGTTAAAGTTTATAATACATCATCTGTGCCTATCGAAAGCTTTGCTGACAAGCAAGAAGTTATTGATTTCTATAATACAACTAATAACAACCTCAAACTTTATCCATTAGAACGTATTCTTGACTGGCTAAAGCAAGATATTGACTATGTGCAAGAGTTGGGCTATTCAGGTAATGGAATTAACAGAATCAAGCAAGAGAATGGTATTGATTATTTTGATTTAGTATTAATAGACGGGTCTGAATTTACTGGTACTGCTGAATTAAATGAAATTTATGGAGCGAAGTATATACTATTAGATGATATTAATACATTTAAAAACTATAACAATTTCTATAAATTATTAAAAGACAAAAATTATATCTTAATTGAATGTAATCATAAAGTCCGTAATGGCTATGCAGTTTTCAAACATAGAAGTATTGCACCAGTGTCCTATGAAACTCTTCATAATGCTGTTGCATCTGTAGAAGGTTTCATGATTCCTGGTCAAGAAGAATATCTCTTCAATAAAGTAAAATCTCTTCCAGAAGATGCTGTAATTGTAGAAATTGGTTCTTTTAAAGGTCGCTCAACAGTGGCAATGGGCTATGCCTGTATAGGAACAAACAGAAAAATTTATGCCATTGATACATGGGATGGCAACGATTCTGATTTTGCAGAACGCCAATTTTTTGAAATTTGGCAACAAAATATAGAAGCCAATGGTATTGAAGAGTATGTAATTCCGATACGTGGTTACTCTCATGAAATATTAGCTCAATGGCAAAACTTAACGAATGGGAAATCTATTGATTTTATTTTTATTGATGGTTCTCACCAATATTTAGATGTTTTAAAAGATTTTGAAATGTCATTTCCACTTGTGAAAGATGGAGGCTGGATGGCATTTCATGATGTGATAGAGACATGGCCTGGTTCAGAACGTGCATGGCATAAAACGGCTAAATATTTTCTTGCTAATCATGAATATTCCTCAAGTCTTGCCTGTGGTCAAAAAATACTAAGTGCAACAAACTCTTCATCAGTAACTATACCAATTCACTTTTTCACTATTGTTCTGAATGGACAACCATTTATCCGTTATCATATCGATGTTTTCAAACAACTGCCATTCAAATGGCATTGGCATATTGTTGAAGGTGTAGCCGACTTAAAACATGATACCAGTTGGAGTGTAAAACTAGGCGGATATATTAGTGATGAAATACACAAAAATGGTCTTAGTTGTGACGGTACTACAGAATATATAAATGAACTTTTAGCACTCTATCCAGAGAATATTACGGTTTATCGTAAACCAGAAGGCGTTTTTTGGGACGGGAAAAAAGAAATGGTAAATGCACCATTAACAAATATTCAAGAGGAATGTTTGTTGTGGCAGGTAGATGTAGATGAACTATGGACATTAGAGCAAATCTGTACTTCTAGAGAAATATTTATTAATAACCCTGATAAAACAGCTGCTTTTTACTGGTGTTGGTACTTTGTTGGCGAAAAATTAATTATTAGCACTCGTAACTGTTACGCACAAAATCCTCAACAAGAGTGGCTCAGAACTTGGCGCTTCAAGCCTGGATATATTTGGGCTGCACATGAGCCTCCTATTTTGGTTGAACCTTTGGCAGATGGTCAGTATAGGAGTGTGGCATCTACAAATCCTTTTTTACATCAAGAAACGGAAGCGCATGGTTTGATTTTCCAACATTTTGCTTATGTAACAGAGGAGCAGTTAAGCTTTAAAGAAAAATACTATGGCTATAAAAATGCTGTTGTTCGATGGAAAGAATTACAGAAGAATAATAGATTTCCAGTTTTTCTAAGAGAATATTTTCCTTGGGTTACAGATGAAACCCAAGTAGATATTTCACATCAACAGGGAATTGTACAAATTGCCCAAAAGTTTAATGAAAATTGGCGATTTTTGCGAAGTGAAGAATTAGAAGAACAAATTGCTAAAATTTATAAAACATCTCCTATCATTGTCGTTGATGGGGTTTTCTTCCAACTCTATCAAACTGGTATTGCACGGGTCTGGAAATCTTTATTAGAAGAGTGGGCAAATAGTGCCTTTGGTAAACATATAGTTGTGCTTGATCGTGCTAGCACTGCTCCTAAAATTCCTGGTATTAGATACCGAAATGTAGGGAATTATGACTATAATAACACTGAGGCAGATAAACAAATACTCCAACAAATCTGTAATGAAGAAGGTTCAGATTTATTTATATCTTCTTACTACACTACACCTATTACAACGCCTTCTATATTTATGGCGCATGACATGATTCCAGAATTATTTAATTGGAATCTAAATCATCCTATGTGGAGGGAAAAGCATTATGGCATCCGTCATGCAGCAGCATATATAGCCGTTTCACAAAATACAGCTAAAGACTTGGTAAAATGTTTCCCTGATATACCTGTAGAATCTATCACTATTGCCAAAAATGGCGTTGATCATCGAATATTTAAGCCCTGTTCTCAAGAGAGAATAACCTCTTTTAAGAATAAGTATGGCATCAATAAACCATACTTTCTGTTAGTTGGTGTTGGTAATGGTTATAAAAATAGTCTTTTATTCTTCCAGGCTTTTTCAGAACTTACCAGTAGTTATGGATTCGATATTGTTTGCACGGGTAGCGGCGGTGTATTAGCACCTGAGTGTAGAAAATACACTTCAGGTAGTGCTGTTTATATGTTGCAACTTAGTGATGAAGAGTTAGCAATAGCTTATTCTGGTGCGGTTGCGTTAGTCTATCCATCCAAATATGAAGGCTTTGGAATGCCTATAGCTGAAGCAATGGCTTGTGGTTGTCCTGTGATTACTTGTCCTAATGCTTCAATTCCAGAGGTGGCGGGAGAAGCAGCTATATATATAAAAGATGATGACATAGATGGACTAGCAAATGCGCTATGTGAAGTACAAAAACCTACTGCGCGTCAATCATTGATTACTGCGGGTTTAGCGCAGGCACAAAATTTTTCTTGGACGAAAATGGCAGATATTGTTAGTTCTGCTTTAATTGATGCTACTCTTTTACCGCTAAATTTAAAAGAAATTAATTTAATTATCTTCCCTGACTGGTCAGTGTCGGAAGAGTCCATCAGTGAAGAGTTAGCACAAGTAATTAGAACTCTAGCAACTCATACTGATAGTCACAAAACGACTTTACTAATTGATACTACTGATATTTCTGGGGAAGATGCGGAGTTATTTCTATCTAGCGTCACCATGAATCTTCTCATGGAAGAAGATTTAGATTTGACTGATAGTTTAGAAATCTCTTTGGTGCTAAATTTGGCTGATATTCAGTGGAAGACTTTACTACCTCGTATTCGTGGGCGAATTATTTTACAAAATGAAAATCAACAAGCACTAATACCAGTAAAAGCAGATACTCTGGCATCATATCCATTAATCACCTTTAGTCAAGAACAAGATAAAGAGTTTTTTTTTGCTTAA
- a CDS encoding tetratricopeptide repeat protein has translation MTSSDKDYFVVRQKQIERKKRILTVVSVVSFFGSMVMGAVPAIQRAIQSPPPVTTATTVSAESTLQEQAKGYELVLQREPNNQAALEKLSLLRVQMKDFKGATDILEKLVKLHPDRQDYKVVLEDMKKQQQGK, from the coding sequence ATGACTAGTTCGGATAAAGATTATTTTGTTGTCCGTCAAAAACAGATTGAACGGAAAAAAAGAATTTTAACAGTAGTTTCCGTTGTTTCTTTCTTTGGTTCAATGGTCATGGGTGCTGTTCCCGCAATTCAACGAGCTATCCAAAGTCCGCCGCCAGTAACTACAGCTACAACTGTGTCGGCTGAGTCCACTTTACAAGAACAAGCAAAGGGTTACGAATTAGTTTTACAGCGAGAACCAAATAATCAAGCTGCCTTGGAGAAGTTGTCTTTGCTGCGGGTGCAGATGAAAGATTTTAAAGGTGCTACTGACATATTAGAAAAGCTGGTGAAGCTGCATCCTGATAGACAGGATTATAAGGTTGTTTTGGAAGATATGAAGAAGCAGCAACAAGGTAAATAA
- a CDS encoding DUF4327 family protein: protein MTQQVLHPMVKLQRNVQSLVESNIIKPTDSIWKIALLYGNDWQHWKQELLDFGFTMQDPIGDLLAVEAWDED, encoded by the coding sequence ATGACTCAGCAAGTACTTCACCCAATGGTGAAATTGCAGCGTAACGTGCAATCACTCGTTGAATCAAATATTATCAAGCCGACTGATAGCATTTGGAAGATTGCGCTGCTTTATGGTAATGACTGGCAGCACTGGAAACAGGAGCTACTAGATTTTGGTTTTACTATGCAAGACCCAATTGGCGATCTGCTAGCGGTGGAAGCATGGGATGAAGATTAA
- the proC gene encoding pyrroline-5-carboxylate reductase has protein sequence MTIKFGLIGGGVMGEALLSRLIVREIYQPSQVIVSEPQAARQAFLQEKYHVAVTTDNSLVFTQAQEVVFLAVKPQVFSAIAQELAEIVLTEHSCLVISILAGVSLSQLEAAFPNSPVIRAMPNTPATVGAGITAITSGAYTHAEHHQLAKQIFSAVGEVVEVSESLMDAVTGLSGSGPAYVAILVEALADGGVAAGLPRGVANQLALQTVLGTAQLLHETKIHPAELKDRVTSPGGTTIAGIAQLEKAGFRSALIEAVKAAAWRSQELGK, from the coding sequence ATGACTATAAAATTTGGTTTAATTGGTGGCGGGGTAATGGGAGAAGCGTTGTTATCCCGCCTTATTGTGCGAGAAATTTATCAACCATCACAAGTCATAGTCAGCGAACCGCAAGCAGCGCGACAAGCTTTTTTACAAGAAAAATATCATGTAGCTGTCACCACAGATAACAGCTTGGTATTCACTCAAGCGCAAGAAGTCGTATTCTTGGCTGTGAAACCACAAGTATTTAGTGCGATCGCTCAAGAATTAGCAGAGATTGTTTTAACAGAACACTCATGCCTTGTTATCTCCATATTGGCGGGGGTGTCCTTAAGCCAGCTAGAGGCTGCTTTCCCCAACTCACCAGTAATTAGGGCTATGCCTAATACCCCAGCCACCGTAGGCGCAGGTATCACCGCCATTACCTCTGGTGCATATACCCACGCCGAACACCACCAATTAGCCAAGCAAATTTTTTCCGCCGTTGGGGAAGTTGTGGAAGTGTCGGAAAGTTTGATGGATGCAGTCACAGGGCTTTCTGGTAGCGGCCCGGCTTATGTCGCCATATTAGTAGAAGCCCTCGCAGATGGGGGAGTCGCCGCAGGTTTACCCAGAGGAGTTGCCAATCAACTAGCACTACAAACTGTGCTAGGAACAGCCCAATTACTGCACGAAACCAAAATCCACCCAGCCGAACTTAAAGACAGAGTTACCAGCCCTGGTGGTACTACTATTGCTGGTATTGCCCAACTAGAAAAAGCTGGGTTCCGTTCTGCCTTAATTGAAGCAGTCAAAGCTGCGGCATGGCGATCGCAAGAATTGGGTAAATGA